From one Macrobrachium nipponense isolate FS-2020 chromosome 37, ASM1510439v2, whole genome shotgun sequence genomic stretch:
- the LOC135209382 gene encoding uncharacterized protein LOC135209382, translated as MKEMMMNDGDDDDDEIDDDDGNNESNENGMFGPFLKERRRSRRHRRFSRADQIVRGSRLAKMAMGENEVFEKRDRLAAGTGMDPPKRLEPSSSERRRPAEAAAKPSGPAVEASGKKTPKTTPQSRQS; from the exons atgaaggagatgatgatgaatgatggcgatgatgatgatgacgaaatcgatgatgatgatgggaaCAACGAGAGCAATGAGAACGGGATGTTTGGGCC TTTTCTTAAGGAGCGACGAAGGTCCCGTCGCCATCGGAGATTCAGCCGCGCCGATCAGATCGTCCGCGGCAGTCGCCTGGCGAAGATGGCCATGGGGGAAAATGAGGTTTTTGAAAAGAGGGACCGCCTCGCTGCCG GAACTGGTATGGATCCACCTAAGCGCTTGGAGCCTTCTTCCAGCGAGCGTCGAAGGCCCGCTGAGGCCGCTGCAAAGCCGAGCGGACCCGCCGTCGAAGCCTCTGGGAAAAAGACGCCAAAGACGACTCCTCAGAGTCGCCAGTCTTGA